In Hyphomicrobium denitrificans 1NES1, one DNA window encodes the following:
- a CDS encoding polyhydroxyalkanoate depolymerase, translated as MNYYAYEMAHAFMSPVRFGVQALRHTLDWPLNPMAYTTAGKNMMAACDVFENITRRYGKPEFGIGSVSLSGLNVGVREEIAMSRPFCNLIHFARDELQTGKHHDPKVLIIAPMSGHYATLLRGTVEAMLPEHDVYITDWADARNVPIAAGRFDFDDFVEYIIDFVRFIGAGTHIIAVCQPAVPALVATALMAARNEEMQPTSLVLMGGPIDTRRNPTKVNDLAAQKSIAWFERNVILTVPFPHAGFMRPVYPGFMQLTGFMTMNLERHMNAHVELFNNLVKGDCDSVRQHQTFYEEYLSVMDLTAEFYLQTVQTVFQEHLLPDRKLMHRGEFVDCSAITRTALMTVEGERDDICGLGQTEAAHDLCTSIPSDEKVHYVQSGVGHYGVFNGTRWRTEIQPRIREFIRDVNYKRLAENGTTRIPRPHRPLRDTPDVAPDRRKKGTVLNGVNGSRPPETIVGK; from the coding sequence ATGAACTACTACGCCTATGAAATGGCCCACGCGTTCATGTCCCCTGTCCGATTCGGTGTCCAAGCCCTCCGGCATACGCTCGACTGGCCTTTGAACCCGATGGCCTACACGACAGCCGGCAAGAACATGATGGCCGCCTGCGATGTATTCGAAAACATCACGCGTAGATACGGCAAACCCGAGTTCGGCATCGGCAGCGTTTCGCTCTCGGGCCTCAACGTCGGCGTTCGCGAAGAGATCGCGATGTCGCGCCCGTTCTGCAATCTCATCCACTTCGCGCGCGATGAATTGCAAACTGGCAAGCACCACGATCCGAAAGTGCTCATCATCGCGCCGATGTCGGGCCACTACGCAACCTTGCTGCGCGGCACGGTCGAAGCCATGCTTCCCGAGCACGACGTCTACATCACCGACTGGGCCGACGCGCGCAACGTTCCAATCGCAGCCGGGCGCTTCGATTTCGATGACTTCGTAGAGTACATCATCGACTTCGTCCGCTTTATCGGAGCCGGCACGCACATCATTGCCGTTTGCCAACCCGCTGTCCCAGCGCTTGTTGCGACGGCGCTCATGGCTGCACGGAATGAAGAAATGCAGCCCACTTCTCTTGTCTTGATGGGCGGACCGATCGACACTCGGCGCAATCCCACGAAGGTCAACGATCTCGCCGCTCAAAAGTCGATCGCCTGGTTCGAGCGCAACGTAATCTTGACCGTGCCGTTTCCGCATGCCGGCTTCATGCGCCCCGTTTATCCCGGCTTCATGCAGTTGACCGGCTTCATGACGATGAATCTCGAGCGCCACATGAACGCGCACGTCGAACTCTTCAACAATCTCGTCAAAGGCGACTGCGACAGCGTCCGGCAGCATCAGACCTTTTACGAAGAATATCTCTCGGTCATGGATTTGACTGCCGAGTTCTATCTGCAGACGGTCCAGACCGTCTTTCAAGAACATCTTCTGCCCGACAGAAAACTGATGCACCGCGGCGAGTTCGTCGACTGTTCGGCCATCACGAGGACGGCCCTCATGACGGTCGAAGGCGAGCGGGATGACATCTGCGGCTTGGGCCAGACGGAAGCCGCACACGATCTCTGCACATCAATACCAAGCGACGAAAAGGTGCATTACGTGCAGAGCGGCGTCGGCCACTACGGCGTCTTCAATGGAACACGCTGGCGCACCGAAATTCAGCCGCGCATCCGCGAGTTCATCCGGGACGTCAATTACAAGCGCCTGGCGGAAAACGGAACAACCCGTATTCCGCGCCCCCATCGCCCTCTCAGAGATACGCCCGACGTAGCTCCCGACCGACGCAAAAAAGGAACTGTGCTGAACGGGGTCAACGGCAGCCGCCCACCCGAAACCATCGTCGGAAAGTAG